The following proteins come from a genomic window of Diprion similis isolate iyDipSimi1 chromosome 8, iyDipSimi1.1, whole genome shotgun sequence:
- the LOC124409073 gene encoding LOW QUALITY PROTEIN: 5'-3' exonuclease PLD3-like (The sequence of the model RefSeq protein was modified relative to this genomic sequence to represent the inferred CDS: substituted 1 base at 1 genomic stop codon): MRWGAQGWYRRSCIPITAILILIVFVVLLPLLIHAGDKHSSNSTFGKDSGATCMDSCKINLVESIPIGMVYPNNSVQHPSTYNSWMELIASAQSSIEIAAMYWKLREQDVYPNVSAKEGEDVFEALLEGGSDRGVRLRFAQNIPSQKFPNEDTEYLAKKANAQVRSLDFPSLLGAGLLHTKLWIIYRIHIYVGSANMDWRALTQIKELGLVAINCSCLADDIAKIFDVYWKVSENGKVPAVXPESLATKTNLSNPMNFTSGGNKYKAFIASSPPPMSPRGRTNDLDAILHCIDKAEKFIYISVMDFFPLTLYTPKMKYCPIIDDALRSAAIEHKVHVKLLISRGKHSPPSADYFLKSLTVLTNSYRNVKIEAKIFIVPTNPDLDKIPRSRFNHNKYMVTDIAAYIGTSNWSGDYFVSTAGIGVVFEDVGNKNEGSIRQQLEEIFHKDWNSRFAHSLNKTCVDI; encoded by the exons ATGAG ATGGGGAGCTCAAGGGTGGTACAGACGCAGCTGCATTCCTATCACTGCCATCCTGATACTTATCGTGTTCGTAGTCCTGCTTCCCCTGCTGATCCACGCAGGAGACAAACACTCATCGAACTCGACATTCGGGAAGGACTCGGGAGCGACTTGTATGGACAGTTGTAAGATCAATTTGGTGGAATCAATTCCGATCGGAATGGTTTATCCCAACAACTCAGTCCAGCATCCGAGCACGTACAATTCGTGGATGGAGTTGATCGCGTCCGCGCAATCATCGATAGAAATCGCTGCAATGTACTGGAAGTTGAGAGAGCAGGACGTTTATCCCAACGTTAGTGCCAAAGAG GGTGAAGACGTATTCGAGGCCTTATTGGAGGGTGGGAGCGATCGAGGAGTGCGGTTGAGATTCGCGCAGAATATTCCCTCGCAAAAGTTCCCCAATGAGGATACAGAGTATCTGGCGAAGAAGGCCAATGCCCAG GTGAGAAGCTTAGACTTTCCGAGCCTTTTAGGAGCTGGACTGCTGCATACGAAATTGTGGATAATCTATCGCATTCACATCTACGTTGGATCCGCAAATATGGACTGGCGTGCGTTGACCCAAATCAAAGAATTGGGACTGGTCGCTATCAACTGCTCTTGTCTGGCTGACGACATAGCAAAAATATTCGAC GTGTACTGGAAAGTTTCCGAAAACGGTAAAGTTCCTGCGGTTTGACCAGAATCCTTGGCTACAAAAACAAACCTCAGCAATCCTATGAACTTCACGTCGGGTGGAAATAAGTACAAGGCATTCATTGCG AGCTCACCACCACCGATGTCACCTCGAGGAAGAACAAATGATTTAGATGCAATTCTGCACTGCATCGATaaggctgaaaagttcatttACATATCGGTAATGGACTTTTTCCCGCTGACTCTTTACACGCCTAAAATGAA ATACTGTCCAATTATTGACGACGCTTTGCGGTCAGCTGCAATCGAGCACAAGGTCCACGTCAAACTGCTCATATCCAGGGGGAAACATTCACCACCATCCGCCGATTATTTCCTCAAGTCGTTAACAGTTCTTACGAACAGTTACAGAAATGTCAAAATCGAAGCA aAGATATTCATCGTCCCGACAAACCCAGATCTTGATAAAATACCGCGCAGCAGATTTAACCACAACAAATACATGGTTACGGATATCGCCGCTTACATTGGCACAAGCAACTGGTCCGGAGATTATTTCGTTTCCACAGCAG GGATAGGGGTGGTCTTCGAGGACGTTGGTAACAAGAATGAGGGAAGCATACGACAACAGCTGGAAGAGATATTCCACAAAGATTGGAATTCCCGATTCGCTCATTCCTTGAACAAGACTTGTGTCGATATCTAG
- the LOC124410092 gene encoding adenosine 3'-phospho 5'-phosphosulfate transporter 1, with translation MMGTYARELIICILIILSVSTVYGVNKLIKSLLENDSNVTNILESSTNEYSWIVRLCLNSLGYATILLPGYLVYKYVCCSKYLQRSGKGFVHRVVHACMVGHGDKGILDSPSFGGLNNAQQSPRTFRQDALLLVYCFSGLQFSYLTWGYLQEKVMTQEYVDTDGNKSRYRDSQFLVFINRILAFIMSGLYLLIQKQPRHTTPLYKYTFCSLSNILSSWCQYEALMYVSFPTQVLAKACKIIPVMIMGKIVSRSKYEYYEYVTAVLISIGMTCFMLGSSEDKAGGATTASGVLLLGGYMMLDSFTSNWQNALFTEYSVTSVQMMCGVNMFSCLLTAMSLFQQSSFANSLAFMVKYPAFITDCLLISVCSATGQLYIFYTISNFGAVTFVIIMTIRQGLAILLSCLIYHHDITILGVFGVLLVFCSVFLRIYCSHRIRAIRKLKIEAPSINT, from the exons ATGATGGGAACCTATGCAAGAGAATTAATAATATG CATTTTGATAATACTATCAGTAAGTACAGTATATGGGGTTAATAAACTGATAAAATCATTGCTCGAAAATGACAGCAATGTTACAAACATCCTTGAATCTTCTACAAATGAATACAGCTGGATTGTGAGATTATGTCTGAATTCATTAGGCTACGCTACCATATTATTACCTGGTTACTTGGTCTATAAATATGTTTGCTGCAGTAAATATCTGCAACGAAGTG GAAAAGGATTCGTACACAGGGTCGTCCACGCTTGCATGGTTGGGCATGGAGACAAAGGTATACTGGATTCCCCTAGTTTCGGGGGACTGAATAATGCCCAACAGAGTCCGCGCACATTTCGGCAGGATGCATTGTTGCTTGTCTAttgtttctcaggtttacaaTTCAGTTACTTGACATGGGGTTATTTACAAGAAAAAGTTATGACACAG gagtATGTTGATACGGATGGAAATAAAAGCCGTTATAgagattctcaatttttagttttcattAATAGGATACTTGCATTTATAATGTCTGGACTGTATTTGCTTATCCAGAAACAGCCTCGCCATACAACGCCACTATACAAATATACATTCTGCtcattatcaaatattttgagTAGTTGGTGTCAATATGAAGCTCTTATGTATGTCAGCTTCCCAACGCAG GTGTTGGCTAAAGCTTGTAAAATCATTCCTGTTATGATAATGGGAAAAATAGTATCTCGTTCCAAGTATGAGTACTACGAATATGTTACTGCAGTGCTGATATCAATTGGTATGACATGTTTTATGCTGGGTAGTAGTGAGGATAAAGCTG GAGGAGCTACTACAGCCTCCGGAGTTCTTTTATTAGGAGGGTACATGATGCTAGATAGTTTTACTAGTAATTGGCAGAATgcactttttactgaatataGTGTGACAAGTGTCCAAATGATGTGTGGTGTGAACATGTTTTCCTGTCTCTTGACTGCGATGTCTCTCTTTCAGCAATCAAGTTTTGCTAATTCTTTAGCATTTATGGTTAag tATCCTGCATTTATCACAGATTGTTTGTTGATCTCAGTGTGTTCAGCAACTGGACAACTGTATATTTTCTATACCATTTCTAATTTTGGAGCTGTTACATTTGTTATCATCATGACAATTCGTCAG GGCCTAGCGATATTATTATCGTGTTTGATATACCATCACGATATAACAATCCTTGGTGTGTTCGGTGTACTACTGGTATTTTGTTCTGTGTTCCTACGCATATACTGTAGTCATCGAATTCGAGCAATTAGGAAGCTTAAAATTGAAGCACCAAGTATTAACACTTAA
- the LOC124409075 gene encoding transmembrane protein 216-like — MFAVCEFGMSIFKALCLIPQPSVESVLHGLAILLFLIITETGRIYLGRKGNFTEQGPPLMLGILLTIPSALATIYFLYWQMSVLRLERILCCIQLFLHATESVISIMCLVAIYRPPSTEE; from the coding sequence ATGTTTGCTGTTTGCGAATTTGGAATGAGTATTTTCAAAGCTCTCTGCCTAATACCTCAACCATCGGTTGAATCCGTTCTCCATGGACTTGCGATCTTACTTTTCCTCATCATAACCGAAACCGGACGTATTTACCTGGGAAGAAAAGGAAACTTTACGGAACAAGGACCTCCCCTGATGCTGGGTATTCTACTAACCATTCCTAGTGCCCTGGCAACTATTTACTTTCTATATTGGCAGATGTCTGTTCTTCGCCTTGAACGTATCCTGTGTTGTATTCAGTTGTTTTTGCACGCTACCGAATCTGTCATATCCATCATGTGTCTTGTAGCCATTTATCGCCCTCCCTCCACAGAAGAATGA